CTGTCCGCCGCGCTGTCCCACTTCGCCTTCGCCGGCGACTCGCAGCCTCATTCCGTTCTCGATGCCGGCCGGGACCTTCACGGTTATCTTCCTGTCGACGACTACCCTGCCGGCGCCCCTGCATTTAGGACAGGGCTTTGTTATGATGGACCCTTCTCCGCCGCACTTATCGCATGCCCGCGAGAAGATCATGAACCCCTGTGACGATTGCACCTGCCCCGCGCCGCCGCATTTCGAACAAGTCGTCCTCGACGAACCGGGAGCCGTGCCCTCTCCCCTGCAGCCCGGGCATACCTCGTGCCGCGGTATCACAAAATTTTTTGCGGCGCCGGATGCGGCCTCGTTAAAGTTTATCTCCATGTCGAACTGGAGGTCAGATCCGCGTCGCCTGCCGGCTGCGCCCCCGCGCCTGCCGCCGCCTCCGAATATCCCTCCTCCGAATATCCCTCCGAGCAGGTCTTCGAGGTCGACGCCGCCCATGCCCAGGTCTTCAAATACGCTGGAGAAATCCGCGCCGCGGAAGATATCTTCGGAAGTATAGCGGGAATCTATGCCGGAATGGCCGAACTGGTCGTACTGCGCGCGTTTCTGCGTATCAGACAGGACGGCATATGCCTCGGAGAGCTCCTTGAACTTCTCTTCCGCCGCTTTTTTGTCGGAAGGGTTCCTGTCCGGATGATATTTGAGCGCCAACCTGCGGTAGGCGCTCTTTATCTCATCGGCCGAGGCGCTCTTCTGAACGCCCAGTATCTCGTAGTAATCCCTTTTTTCCGCCAATTATTTATTTTTTCTTTTTCTTGTCGTCTTCATTCTCGGCGCGGAAATCGGCGTCGATGATGTCGTCCTTCTTGCCCGGACCGCCTTCCGGGCCTGTCTCAGGTCCGCCGGTAGGGCCGCCCTGCGGCTCTTCCGGTCCGGCCTGCGGGCCTTCTTGGCCCCCGCTGGGGCCGCCCGGCTGGCCTTTCTGCTGGCTCGACTTGTAGATCTCTTCGGCGAGCTTATATGAGGCCTGTTGCAGGCTCTCCATCGATTTCTTGATTCGCTCGACGTTCTTATCCTTTATCGCCTGCTTCAGGTCGTTTAAGCCCGTCTCGATGTTCGCCCTGTCCTGCTGGCTCACTTTATCGCCGTAATCCTTGAGCGATTTCTCGGTACTATAGACGAGATTATCGGCCTGGTTGACGACCTCGACCTCTTCTTTTTTCTTCGTATCTTCGGAAGCGAACTTCTCGGCTTCCTTGACCATCCTGTCGATATCTTCTTTCGAGAGTTTCTTCGGGGCAGTGATCTTTATCGACTGTTCCTTCCCGGTCCCTACATCTTTCGCGTTGACGTGCACGATGCCGTTGGCGTCGATATCGAACGTTACCTCGATCTTCGGCAT
The sequence above is a segment of the Candidatus Omnitrophota bacterium genome. Coding sequences within it:
- the dnaJ gene encoding molecular chaperone DnaJ, whose protein sequence is MAEKRDYYEILGVQKSASADEIKSAYRRLALKYHPDRNPSDKKAAEEKFKELSEAYAVLSDTQKRAQYDQFGHSGIDSRYTSEDIFRGADFSSVFEDLGMGGVDLEDLLGGIFGGGIFGGGGRRGGAAGRRRGSDLQFDMEINFNEAASGAAKNFVIPRHEVCPGCRGEGTAPGSSRTTCSKCGGAGQVQSSQGFMIFSRACDKCGGEGSIITKPCPKCRGAGRVVVDRKITVKVPAGIENGMRLRVAGEGEVGQRGGQRGDLYVLIYVRPHEIFERHGSDVLCEVPITMVDAALGTEVEVPTLDGKVRMKVPAGTQSGKIFRLRDKGIKDIHTGVRGDEHVRVIVETPTVTSDSQKRILQEFGRTSGESTFPNSASFIRKLKSFFR